A single window of Coffea eugenioides isolate CCC68of chromosome 7, Ceug_1.0, whole genome shotgun sequence DNA harbors:
- the LOC113778829 gene encoding uncharacterized protein LOC113778829, producing MSAEELKIRGELEMDVERELEEEIKEGICHLAFRLQRLYQQQKERNAKELSKLGIKGHQQGNASSKILSEVNINIRMEGGTKIEIKEIKKQPGGNRMSTLKSESTVRGGIRPATDSAKKFDWAKSLRSAGPGSRVDCSNQSRVLGNKAKTSASQQQRKLNMGVRTKMLEQNLKK from the coding sequence ATGTCTGCTGAGGAGCTCAAGATTCGTGGCGAGCTGGAGATGGATGTCGAAAGAGAGCTAGAAGAAGAAATCAAAGAAGGAATATGCCATCTTGCTTTTAGGCTGCAGAGGCTATATCAgcagcaaaaagaaaggaatgcCAAAGAATTATCTAAGCTTGGTATTAAAGGTCATCAACAAGGTAATGCGAGTAGCAAGATTCTGTCTGAGGTTAACATCAATATCAGAATGGAAGGTGGAACAAAGATTGAGATAaaagaaatcaagaaacaacCTGGCGGAAATCGCATGAGCACTCTGAAAAGTGAGAGTACTGTGCGAGGAGGAATCAGGCCGGCTACCGATTCTGCCAAGAAATTTGACTGGGCCAAGAGTCTTCGATCAGCTGGTCCGGGTTCTAGAGTTGATTGTTCTAATCAATCTAGAGTACTTGGTAATAAAGCTAAAACAAGTGCTTCTCAGCAGCAGCGTAAGCTGAATATGGGTGTCAGGACAAAAATGCTGgagcaaaatttgaaaaaatga